A stretch of Leisingera sp. S132 DNA encodes these proteins:
- a CDS encoding LysR substrate-binding domain-containing protein — MRLPNLNALRMFDAAARHLNFGRAAEELHLTQGAVAQQVRRLEADLGHKLFHRHARGLTLTDTGRRYHAPVQQALMLIREATDQLAPAVQRVTLSVPPSFASKWLVPRLPEFEARHPDNDLRVVAEESLTDFKRGGIDIAIRQGGKPQASSLNSALLSLVDLVAVARQDSALTKKDSHELADLAQHTLIQDGHRHWDLLLRQQGLTAKGRVLQFNQTALAMDAAMNGQGIALVPRIFLGSQPLAELWQAPRLGDQGFYVLWPSAQGRAKTVVDWLLRQ, encoded by the coding sequence ATGCGCCTGCCCAACCTCAACGCCTTGCGGATGTTCGACGCCGCCGCCCGCCACCTGAATTTCGGCCGCGCGGCAGAGGAGCTGCACCTGACCCAAGGCGCCGTGGCGCAGCAGGTGCGGCGGCTGGAAGCGGATCTGGGGCACAAGCTGTTCCACCGCCACGCCCGCGGGCTGACACTGACCGACACCGGGCGCAGGTACCACGCGCCGGTCCAGCAGGCGCTGATGCTGATCCGCGAGGCCACAGACCAGCTGGCACCCGCGGTGCAGCGGGTGACGCTGTCGGTGCCGCCCTCCTTTGCTTCGAAATGGCTTGTGCCACGCCTGCCGGAGTTTGAGGCCCGGCATCCAGACAACGACCTGCGGGTGGTGGCGGAGGAAAGCCTGACGGATTTCAAGCGCGGCGGCATCGACATCGCCATCCGCCAGGGCGGCAAACCGCAGGCAAGCAGCCTGAACTCTGCGCTGCTGTCGCTGGTGGATCTGGTGGCCGTGGCACGCCAGGATTCGGCTCTAACAAAAAAGGATTCACACGAACTGGCGGATCTGGCGCAGCACACGCTGATCCAGGACGGGCACCGTCACTGGGACCTTCTGCTGCGGCAGCAGGGCCTCACGGCCAAGGGCCGGGTCCTGCAATTCAACCAGACCGCACTGGCGATGGACGCGGCAATGAACGGCCAGGGCATTGCCCTTGTGCCCCGCATTTTCCTGGGCAGCCAGCCGCTGGCAGAGCTGTGGCAGGCGCCGCGGCTGGGGGATCAGGGCTTTTACGTGCTTTGGCCCAGCGCGCAGGGCCGGGCCAAGACGGTGGTGGACTGGCTGCTGCGCCAATGA
- a CDS encoding DMT family transporter, with translation MAKSLTSHRPVLAVLLKVTAIALFTALSGIIKATSETVPAGEAVFFRSFFAIPVIVIWLATRGELRHGLITKKPMFHVWRGLVGTSAMGMTFMGLALLPLPEVTAIGYATPIFTLILAALFLGETIRLVRISAVAIGLLGVLIMIWPRLGSDLGDGAMLGVLLVVGATVARGFVQIHIRRMVQSEHTAAIVFYFSLTASGLALLTAPFGWVMPDAQTAALLVSAGLVGGVAQILVTSSYRFAPASMLAPYDYASMIFAIVIGYIWFDEWPTLVMLAGAALVIAGNVLVIWREHRLGLRRGKAKPLIDPKGG, from the coding sequence ATGGCAAAATCCTTAACATCGCATCGGCCTGTGCTGGCGGTCCTCTTGAAAGTGACCGCCATTGCGCTGTTCACCGCGCTGTCCGGGATCATCAAGGCCACCTCGGAAACCGTGCCCGCTGGCGAGGCAGTGTTTTTCCGCTCCTTCTTTGCCATTCCGGTGATCGTCATCTGGCTGGCAACGCGCGGAGAGCTGCGGCACGGGCTGATCACCAAAAAGCCGATGTTTCACGTGTGGCGCGGACTGGTGGGCACATCGGCGATGGGCATGACCTTCATGGGGCTGGCGCTGCTGCCGCTGCCGGAGGTCACCGCCATCGGCTATGCCACCCCAATCTTCACGCTGATCCTTGCGGCACTGTTTCTAGGAGAAACCATACGGCTGGTGCGGATCAGCGCGGTGGCGATCGGCCTGTTGGGTGTGCTGATCATGATCTGGCCGCGACTGGGTAGCGATCTGGGCGATGGCGCCATGCTGGGGGTGCTGCTGGTGGTCGGCGCCACCGTCGCCCGCGGCTTTGTGCAGATCCACATCCGCCGCATGGTGCAGTCCGAACATACCGCGGCCATTGTGTTCTATTTCTCGCTGACCGCTTCGGGCCTGGCGCTGCTGACCGCCCCCTTCGGCTGGGTGATGCCGGATGCGCAAACCGCCGCGCTGCTGGTCAGCGCCGGGCTGGTCGGCGGGGTGGCGCAGATCCTCGTCACCTCCTCCTACCGCTTTGCGCCGGCCTCGATGCTGGCGCCCTATGACTATGCCTCAATGATCTTTGCCATCGTCATCGGCTACATCTGGTTCGACGAATGGCCAACGCTGGTGATGCTGGCCGGCGCAGCGCTGGTGATTGCCGGCAATGTGCTGGTGATCTGGCGCGAGCACCGGCTGGGCCTGCGGCGCGGCAAGGCCAAGCCGCTGATCGACCCAAAGGGCGGATAA
- a CDS encoding SDR family oxidoreductase, translating into MDMTKVALFTAAGSGMGADAARHLHSQGYEVAILSSSGKGEALAQELGGVGHTGSNLVHSDLQALVDKAMDRWGRIDVLVNSAGHGPKGDIMEISDEDWHLGMEYYLMNVIRPARLVAPIMAAQGKGSIVNISTFAVFEPDPLFPTSGVFRAGLASFTKLFADKFAAQGVRMNNVLPGFIDSLPETEDRKARIPMGRYGSAREVSALIAYLASDDAAYTTGQNIRVDGGLTCAI; encoded by the coding sequence ATGGATATGACCAAGGTTGCTCTCTTCACCGCCGCAGGCAGCGGCATGGGCGCGGATGCCGCCCGCCACCTTCATTCGCAGGGGTATGAGGTCGCGATCCTCTCTTCCTCGGGCAAGGGCGAGGCCCTGGCGCAGGAGCTGGGCGGGGTGGGCCATACAGGCTCTAACCTAGTGCATAGCGATCTGCAGGCGCTGGTGGACAAGGCAATGGACCGTTGGGGGCGGATCGACGTGCTGGTCAACTCGGCAGGCCACGGGCCCAAGGGCGACATCATGGAGATCAGTGATGAGGACTGGCATCTGGGGATGGAATACTACCTGATGAACGTGATCCGCCCGGCCCGGCTGGTGGCGCCTATCATGGCAGCTCAGGGCAAGGGATCGATCGTCAACATCTCCACCTTTGCGGTGTTTGAACCGGACCCGCTGTTCCCGACTTCCGGCGTGTTCCGGGCGGGGCTGGCAAGCTTCACCAAGCTGTTTGCCGACAAATTCGCGGCCCAGGGCGTGCGGATGAACAACGTGCTGCCGGGCTTCATTGACAGTCTGCCGGAGACCGAAGACCGCAAGGCCCGCATCCCGATGGGCCGCTATGGCTCTGCCCGTGAAGTGTCGGCGCTGATTGCCTATCTGGCCTCGGATGATGCGGCCTATACCACCGGGCAGAACATACGCGTGGATGGCGGTTTGACCTGCGCGATCTGA